A window of Synergistales bacterium genomic DNA:
TCAATCTCAGGCTGGGAAGGCCGAGAAGAAGCCCCATCAATCCCGTGATCAGCAACACCACGGGAAGGGCCACCCAAAAGGACAGCCCCACCTTGGCTGACAGAACGGCGGCCGCATAGGCACCGATACCGAAGAATGCGGCGTGACCGAGGGAGATCTGTCCTGCGAACCCGACAATGACATTGAGTCCGCAGGCGACGATTGCCTGGATGGTGAACAGTGTTGTGAGCGTCACGACATAGCTACTCATACCGATGCCCTCCTACTTGCGAACGAAGAGTCCCTGCGGCCGCCACAGCAGGACAAGGATCATGATGATAAAGGCCAGTGCGTTCCTTGGAAGAGGGATGCCCGCATAGCCGATCAGCAGGGTCTCCCCTACGCCTAACAGGATGGCTGCGATGACGGCCCCCGGCACCGAACCGAGTCCCCCCACGACAATCAGGGCCAGTGTCTTGTAGGCTGGGACCGCACCCATGGTGGGATAGACCTGGTTGTAGTGGATGCCCACCAGGATGCCTGCCACCGCGGCCACAGCCGAGCCGATCATGAAGGTGACGTCAACGATGGCATGGCTGTTGATCCCGTTGGCACTGGCGGTATCCATGTCCTGGGAGGCTGCCCGCATGGCCAGCCCCAGCTCCGTTCTGGTGGTGAGAAACCAGAGGAGGACAAGCACCACCGCCGTCACCACGTAGACCGTGGCCAGGGAAGAGGAGATCCTGATGCCCAGCAGGGTGACCCCCGGCACCGGAAGGGGGGCGTCGAAGGATTGGATATAGGGGCCGGCCACCAGTCTGCAGAG
This region includes:
- a CDS encoding branched-chain amino acid ABC transporter permease; this translates as MQLFLEQLLNGIGVGSTYALITLGLALVYGIMRILHIAHAAVYTVGAYIGLGVFSATGNLWLGVLVSMAGCAVLGVLIERLVYFPLLSFPPFVPLISSIALLIGIQELCRLVAGPYIQSFDAPLPVPGVTLLGIRISSSLATVYVVTAVVLVLLWFLTTRTELGLAMRAASQDMDTASANGINSHAIVDVTFMIGSAVAAVAGILVGIHYNQVYPTMGAVPAYKTLALIVVGGLGSVPGAVIAAILLGVGETLLIGYAGIPLPRNALAFIIMILVLLWRPQGLFVRK